Sequence from the Exiguobacterium aurantiacum genome:
AATGAAGCCGAGAAATAGTTTACGTAGGACGCGGTCTTCCACGTTCATCATCTCCTTGAAATCGATTTCCGATATCGGTTTTCGTAATCATACTAACAACTGAGCGGGTCGGGCGCAACCTTTGGCGTGTCATTTACAAAAACTTAATGTGCGCACATTGTCGGGAATCGATTCGGCAAATATAGGGAATTTATAAAAAATGAGGTAAACTGAAACGTAGAAGGAAATAGAGGAGGAACCGACGTGGCAGACTTAGACCAGACCAAACTTCAATCCTTGTTGCGCCATATGCCCCAAGGCTACGTCGAATTCAAAGTGCTCTACGATAAGGCGGGGGAGCCCGTCGACTATGAGTTCTTTGAAGTGAACGAGGCGTTCGAACGCATCATGAAAGCCAAGCGCGAACATTTTATCGGTGGCCGGATCACCGACAAGTTGAAAGACTTTGAATATAGCGAACGGGAATGGATCGTCCAAGTCGCCCGTGCCGTCGACAGCGGTGAAGCGATCACGTTCGAGCACTTCTCACGCCGCAACAAAGCCTGGTATGAACTGTCGGTCTTCAGCGAGCGTCCGGGTTATGTGTCGACACTCTTCCATGACATCACGCCGCACGTCCAAGAGAACAATGCGTTAAAACAACTCGTCAACGTGTCGCACCGTTTCGTCACGACCGGGCGTGAGTTGTTGATGAACCAACATTTTCTCGATCAGATTCGAGGTTTCACCGGCGCCAAGGCCGTGACCCTCAACTTGGTGGACGACGATGGGAAGACGTATTCGACCGTGGCGCTCTCAGGCATCGACGAACTGCTCGAACGCAGTCTCGACGTGCTCGGGTTCCATCCGGTCGGCCGCAAATGGCCGATGAGTCCGAAGCGGTCGAAATTACTGGAAGCCCCGAGCCCGATCGTGTTCGATAATATTTTACCGCTCGTCGACGGAGTGTTGCCGAAGCGGTTGATCAAAAATATTTTGCGCATCTTCGACCTTGGTCAAATCGTCTTGTTCAAAATCGAGAAGGATGGTGTCTTTTACGGAGACTTGACCATCGTCATGCAAGGGAATAAACAAGCGAACCGTCTCGGTCTCGTCGAGCTGTACATTGTCCATATCCTTGAACAGATGACGAAAGCGGACCGGCAAATCGGGGACACGAAAGAGTCGATGTTTGAAGGGTTTGCCACCGTCGACTTGGAGTGCATCATGTCCCTGACCAATCATGAGATTTTCCATTTGAACGTGGCGTGGGAGCGCGTCCTCGGGTTTCCGCTCGAAGAACTTGAAAATATGGACTTCACGAGCCTGATTCATCCCAATGACGTCGAGAAGACGAATGAGGCGTTCGCCTTACTCGACGAAGGTCAAGATATCTTCCGTTTCGTCAACCGGTACCGGACCATCGATGGCGACTATCGCTCGATCGAGTGGCACTCAAAAGCACAAGGCAACTATATTTACGCTGTCGCCAAAGATGTGACGGAACGCGTCCAACTCGAGGAAGAATTGGCCGAGCGGGATCGATTGCTCACCAAGCTGTCAGATCAAGTGCCCGGTGCCATCTATCAGTTCGAGCGCCGACCGGACGGAAGCTTCCACTTCCCATTCTTTAGCCGAGGGTTCGAATTGTTGATTGGCATCACGTTCGAGGAGATGAAACAAGATCCGGGTCTCGTGTTCTCTAAAATCCATCCTGAAGATTATCCGAATGTGATGGCGAGCATCGAGACGTCGTATGAGAACTTGACAATTTGGGATGCGGAGTTCCGCGTATTGACACCGGACGGTCGGACGACATGGATCTTGGGATCGTCTCGTCCGGAGAAGCTCGGTGAAGGCCATGTGCTCTGGCACGGCTATATCGGGGATGTGACTGAGAAGAAAAAGTATGAGATGGAAATCGAATATTTGAGTTACCATGACCAATTGACCGGCGTGAAGAATCGCCGCTACTTCGACGAGGCGCTCATCACGTACGACGAGCCTTGCTATTATCCGCTCGCCTTGATTGTCGTCGACATCAATGGGTTGAAGTTGACGAACGATGCGTTCGGTCATCTCGTCGGCGATCGCTTGTTGATTGAGGCGACGATGACGCTCAAACGTGAGATTCGCGGGAAAGATACGGTCGCCCGGATTGGCGGGGATGAGTTCGTTGTCATCATGCCGAACACGGAACTCGAGGAGGCGAGGCGGTTGTCCGATCGCCTGAGTCAACTGTTCCTCGCCAAATCGATCGAAGGATTGCCGATCTCGGCGTCGTTCGGGGAAGCAGTGAAGGAAGATGACTCGCTCTCCGTCGCCGAAGTGTTCAATTTGGCCGAGGAGCGGATGTATCACCATAAAGTGTCGGAGAAGCAAAGCCGCCGCCACCATTCGATTCAACTCATCATGCGGACACTTTATGAGAAGATTCCGCGTGAAGAAGCGCACTCGCAACGCGTCGCCGAGCTGTCGCGGCAACTGGGGAAAGCGATGGGCTTCACGAGTGCCGATGTGAATGAACTCGTCACGGCGGCGACACTGCATGATATCGGCAAGGTCGCGATCAGCAATGAGATATTAGACAAGACGGGGGCGCTGACCGAGGCCGAATGGCGGGAAATCAAACGCCATCCCGAAGTGAGCTACAACATCTTGAGCACGGTGCCGGAGTACGGACCGCTGTCGGAGATCGTGCTCGCCCATCACGAACGCTGGGACGGGAACGGTTATCCGAAAGGCATCAGCGGTGAACAAATCCCGCTCGCCTCACGAATCATCTCAATCGCGGACACGTTCGACGTCATGATGACGGGACGCCCTTACCGTCAGGCGAAGACGCTCGACGAAGCGCTCGCCGTCATCGGCGAAGAGGCGGGCCGACAGTTCGACCCGGAACTCGTCGAGGTGTTCTTCAAGAAGGTCGTACCCACGTTGCAACGTTAATCGAATCGCATGAAAAAGGAGAGCCAATCGCAGCTCTCCTTTTTCATGTGAGCGGTCGTTTCTTCAACGCCCAGGCACTGACGAGGAAGACGACGAGCGCCATCCCGAACATGATGAAGACCGAGTTGATCGGGAAATGATCTTCATACATCTGGGCGATCCCGTAGTTGAACCAGTACGTCGGCAAGAAGCGCCCGACGACTTGGAGCGTATCCGGAAGCCACGTCAAACTGATGAAGGCGCCTCCGGTGATGGCCGCCGCCATCGTCACGGACGTCTGCCAAATGTTCGCTTTCTCCCGATTCGTCGCCAGGATGGCGATGAGCGACCCGATGGCGAGACAGACGAACAGATAGACGATGAACAGCAGTGTGAGAACAGGCAGGTGGGCGAGAATGTCTTGCCGATAGAGCACGGCGCTGAAGGCGAGCAGCATGAGCACGTAGAGCAGCCCGGCCGCACAGAACGATAAAAATAACGAACCGATGTAACGCCGCGGGGTAACGGGGGCCGCGAACAGCCGCGAATAAATCTTCTCGTCCCGGTCGTCGGCGACGAACAGCGGGATGAACTGGAGAAAGGCCGACATCATGACGAACGACAAAAGACCGAGGAATGCCTGCGTCCGCGCTGTCGTCGCCACGCTCTGCTGGAACGGATCGCTCGAGAGCGTATAGCCGTTCTCCGTCTCGCGTTCGGCAAGTTCGGTGAAACGCTCTTCGTCAAAATCACTTGCGATCAATAGCTGTCGCTCACGGGACAAATGTGAGTTGAGCGCTTGCTCGATCAGCGCGGCATCACTTCCTTCGGTCGCACTGAATGATAATCGCGGCGTCTCACCATTCAAGAGCGTCTCGGAGAATCCGTCCGGGATAATTAAGACGACGTCCTGTCCTTGGAGCAATGCTTCATCCGTCTCGTCCGTCTCAAGCGGGGTCACTGAGCCGAACCTTCCCGCTTCTTCAATCACGCGACCGGCGAGCGTCCCGCCGTCGCGGTCGAGAATGCCGATTGAGGCGTTCAAAGCGGACGTCGAGCTGAGGAACGACAGGATGAGGGCGAACCCGAAGACGGAGACGAACGTGAATACCCATAGCCCTTTTTTCCGAAGCATACGCTTGGCGACATGTCTAAATAGCACCACGGCGGTTCACCCCTTTCCATAACAGCAGGCTGAGGACGGCAAACACGAGTAGATGAATGGAGAGCCAACCGAGACTTTGCCAAAACACGCCCGTGTCCCCGCCGCGCAGGAGCACCTGGAGCATGCCTTCTCGCATGAAAATCGGCATGAAAACGTACTGGGCCCACGGTGCGACACTCAGCGTCACTTGGTCGAACCCGGGGACATAGCCGCCAGAGAGAATCATGATGATGGCAACGAACCCGTTGACGATCGCGTCTTTCGTCGCGCGCGAGATACGGGGCAAGCTCGATATGAAGAAACCAAACGCGGTGCCGTATAAAGCGAGGGCGAGCCAAGCGATGAACAAGAGTCCGAAATGGACGTAATCGAGTGAGAAGCTGCGATAAATGAAGTGGCTGAACCAAAACACGAGCACGAGTTGCAGGAAAATGAGCGTGTATCGGCTCAAGCTGCGGGCCAGGCGATATTCGATTCGTTTGACGGGAGCGGCTTGAATCCGGAGATAACTCCCGGTCATCGGCTTCTCCTCGCTGAGCATGCCGGTGATGTAGAACGCACCGAACAGCGCCGTCATGATGGAAATCGTGACGGTGAAGTATTCGAGTGACGTCGGGGTCCGCCCTGACAAATCGACGCTCTCGCTGTCGATGAACGACTCAGGCGTAAACGGGGCGGAGACGCCCGACTCGGCGAGCATAATCTGCTGATTGGCGACATCCGTATATTGCCGGAGGAGGGCCTCAATCACGTCGAACTCGATCGTCGACGGTTCCTCGTACAACAAGCGCACATCGGGACCGTCCAAATGGAGGATGACATCGGCGTCACCATCGTTCACGCCCGTCTCGGCCGCGGCCAGACTGTCATACGGGACGAGATTGATGAAAGTTTTGATGTCGTCGTCGGCGAGGAACGTCTCGAGCGGCACCCGGTAGTCATCCGTCGACTGTTCGACGTAGGCGACGTCCGTGACCGGGAGCGAGAAGTTGCTGTTGAAAATAGCCGACAGCATCGTCCCGAGCCCGAAGATGAGAATGACTGGGAAGATGAGCATCCAAAACAGCGTCGAGCGGTCCCGTAGTTGCTGTTTGACATCATATTTGATGAATGTCCATAGTTTCATCGTGATCACTCCCTGAGTGTCTTACCGGTCAAGGCCAGGAAGACGGTATTGAGCGACGGGCGGTCGACGGTGATCGAGGTGAACCGGACCCGCTCGTCATGAAGGACGTCGAGTAACGGGGCGAGCGGGGTGTCTTTCTCGAGCGACACGTCGAGGAACGGTTCCTCGTACTCGACCTTCTTCACCCGTTCGAGCGATTCGAGTCGTTCCAGGAGGCCTGGAGTGAGGGCGTCGACTTTGATGCGGGCCGTCTCGAGCGTCATGACTTGGTCTTTCAGCTCGTCTTGCGTCCCTTCGGCGATAATCCGTCCCTCGTCGACGATGGCGACGCGGTCGCAGAGCATCTCGACTTCCTCCATATAGTGGGACGTATAGATGATCGTCGCCCCGCGTCGATTCAACTCACGGATGTTCTCGAGGATGGTGTTGCGTGACTGCGGGTCGATGGCGACGGTCGGTTCATCCATGAAGATAAGTTCCGGCTCATGGACGATGCCACAGGCGATATTGAGACGACGAAGGAGCCCCCCGGACAGTTCCGGCGGACGTTTCTTTTGGTGGGGCGTGAGTTCGACGAAGTCGAGGGCGGCCACGGTCTTTTGTTTCGCCTCGGCCGGCTTGAATCCATATAGCTCGGCGAAGAATTGGATGTTCTCGAACACCGTCAGCTGATCGTACACGGAGACGTGCTGCGGGACGATGCCGACACGCCGTTTAATCGTCTGCTCGTCCTTTGGCATAGAGTGATTGAAAATACGGATGGTGCCGCTGTCGGCGGGATATAAGTTCAGCATGACGGAAATGGCGGTCGTCTTGCCGGCCCCGTTCGGACCGAGCAGGCCGAACAGCTCGCCGGCCTCGACGTGAAGTGAAAAGTCGTTCAAGGCAATCGTCTCACCGAACCGTTTCGTGACATGGTCGAGGGCGATGATGGACACGTTGACGCAACTCCTTTCAACTCAAGAACGTGAAATAGCGTACAAGGTTTTGTTCCCGTTTGCAGGAACTTCCGAACTTGTTGCCGAATGAAATATAATAGTCGAATTATTCAGACAATTAATGGGAGTCGAAGTGAGGGATCATGATGAAAAAGTGGCAGTTCAATAAAGAAGAGTCGAGTGAGAAGTTTCCGGATGAGATGGCGTGGGCGTTGTTTTGTACCGTCGAACCGAAGCGGATGGATACGACACTCCCGTTTTATTATGACGAGTCGGTGTTCCGTTTCTCGAACGGGACGGAGTCGTTTTATTTTAAAATTTCACCGAGTTATCACGAGTTCGAAGTGAACGTCAAAGACGCCGCGGGGGAGTTGCTATATTATCAGCTCCTCCGAACGGTCGGGAAAGTCGAGGTGCTCGAGGATCGGCGCGACCACGGCGAGCTGTTAATCGTCATGAACGAGGACCGCAACCGCACAGTGACGACGATCGAGTTGACCGTGCGACCGCGTTTCCGGGTACTCGTCAAAGAACACTATGTTTGAGTTTTCCTCAGAGTGGTACATCAATTAGACAGCATGTACAACGAGGAGGAGATTCACATGAAAGACGGACTAAACAAAAAAGTTGATGGTTTGATCGATAAAGCGGCAGGCAAAGCGAAAGAAGCGGTCGGCAAAGCGACGGACAACCAATCGCTCAAACGTGAAGGCCAGAAAGATCAAGTGAAGGGGACGGCCAAAGAGAAGACCGGCCAAGCCCAACAAAACCTCGAAAGCCTGAAAGACGAACGCCGCTAATAAAAACCGGGAAATCGCGATCAATGCGACTTCCCGGTTTTTCATTTGGTCAAAAAGACTTGGACGTGAATCGTCGATTCTAATACGTTCTTAAGGTGAGACAGCCAATCGATTTCTGCAGTGCTCTGTTTCTATGCGGTTGAATCATGTCATGCAGGTAGGGGTGTGAATCTCCTTGATTAAGACTTATTTATACAGAAGATACTCTTTCCGGATTGGTAAGAACGCGTCGCGCTCGGCATCGACTTTCGCCATAATCGCCTCGAGCGACTCACCGGCGAGAATCATATCTTTCACGTAGGCGTTCCCAGTCAGCTTTGTGATGAAGTCGTTGGCGAGGAACTCGAACTCTTCTGGGTATAAATCGTGCGCCGTCTTCACCATGGCGATGCCGGTCTTGGCCGCTTCGAACTTCGTAGGCTCGGTGACGTACACTTCGACGCCGTGTGACAGTTTGCCCGCGTTCTTCGAGAACGTCGGCGTGAACGAGGCAGCACGGAACGTGACGCCGGGAAGCTCGAGTCCGTTCAACGTCTTGGCGTAGTCATGCGCCTTCACGTACGGGGCGCCAATCAATTGGAACGGCTTCGTCGTGCCGCGTCCTTCCGACAGATTCGTCCCTTCGAACAGACCGGTCGCCGGATAGACGTTGACCGTGTCCGTCGTCGGCATGTTCGGTGACGGCATGACGAACGGGAGTCCCGTGTCCTCATACAACATCGAGCGCTTCCAGCCCTTCATCTTGACGACTTCGAGGTCGGCTTGAATCTGATACTCCGAGTTGAACAAGCGTGCGAGCTCACCGACGGTCATGCCGTGCTTGAGCGGAATCGAATAGAGGCCGATGAAGCTCGAATAAGCCAGGTCGAGCACGGGACCTTCGACACGTAGGCCGCCTTGTGGGTTTGGACGATCAAGGACGACGAACGGGATATCGTTTTCAGCCGCGGCTTCCATCGCATATGCCATCGTATAGATGTACGTATAGAAGCGCGTCCCGACGTCTTGTATGTCGAAGACGAGTACGTCGACGTCTTTGAGCATCTCGGCTGTCGGTTTTTTTGTCGCCCCGTACAGGCTATAGACGGGGAGTCCCGTCACTTCGTCGATATAGGAGCTGATTGTCGATCCGGCTTGCGCATCACCGCGGACACCGTGTTCTGGTCCATACAGTGCCGTCAATTCGAAATCATCGGATTTGTGGAACAAGTCGACGATGCTCGTCATATTGGCATCGATCCCGGTCGGATTTGTGATCAGCCCGACTCGTTTACCGGCCAAGATTTCAGGATTGTCCATCAACCGGTCGACCCCGAGTTCGACTTTCGGTTTTTTCGGGACGGACTTGGCATCGGCATCGAGCAACATGACAGATGACGTGACGAGTGTGAGGGCGGCGAGACCGCCAATCCATTTCTTCATAACAATTCCTCCTCCATAAATGTAAGCGCTTCACCACTTACTCGAAAGTGTACCATTTTGTATTTTTAATTCAATAATATGTAATAAAAATAGGAAATTATATTTCTTGATTTGATTCGTTGTACCTAAAAAGCCATCGGATTTTCCGATGGCTTTCACATGATGCTTGCAGCTTATGACGAACGGCTGATGAACAACAACCGTTTCGAGGCGACGAAGAGCGTCAGGCCGATCAGCAGGAGGCCGCTGACAATCGCCCAAACGATAGACGTCTCACCGAGGAGCACCTCGGCCGATAACGAGCCGAGCCGCCATGGCATCCAATCCCACTCGAGCCAGCCGAGAAGGAGCGACATGACGAAGTGGAGACCGAGCGTGATGACGAGGGCAACGAGACCGCTCTCGAGCAACGCCGCGAACAAGAAGAAAATCGACAGCTGCACGACGAAATGGAGCATGAGTAGTCCGGTCGCGACCAAGAAGTCGGTGATGTCGAACGAATCGAACAAGACGATTGTGTAGTAGGCGGCGCTCAATTGGGCGAGAGCGACTGCGACGGCGGCGAGCAGCGAATAATGTCCCCATTTGCTGAGGACGATGCGCGTGGCCGGAATCTTCAGCGACTTGAGCCAGGCGAGCGTGCCGAGCGACCGTTCATGGCTGAACGTATGCATGGCGGATAACAGTACGACGAGCAGTCCGATTTGCCGCAACTGTTCGCTCGCCGACATGAGCACTTCTTCCGGTGACGGGGTCGGAATCTCGATGACCGCCCCGTCCGGCAGGTTGCCGCCTGAGGCCAAGATGTCCGGGAGGAAATAAAGCGTGAGCGGCTGCATCGCCGCGAGCAACATTAAGGCGATCGGCACCCAGATAAGGCGCTTGTTGCGCCACGACTCTTTCCACTCTTGTTTGAAGATGGCCAATCTCATCAGGCGTTCACCTCCAAGAACAGTGACTCGAGTGACGGGTGCCCGACATGGAGCGATTGAAGACGGAGGCCGCGTTCGAGGAGCAGTTGGAGAAGTGCCCGTTCCGTCACGTCTTTCGTGTCCGTCTCGAGTTCCCATGTCGTCCCGGAGCGGGTGACGTGACTGACGCCCGGCAGCGTCCGCCACTCGCCTTCCGTCACGACGTCGTTGAACAGACGGACTTGGATCGAGGACTTCGAGCCGAGTAAATCGGTGACGGTCCCTTCCATGAGCAGACGTCCTTGCCGGAGCAAGAGTACCCAGTCGCTCGCTTCCTCGGCGTCAGGGAGCACGTGCGTCGAATAGAGAATCATCCGCTCCCGTTTTAAATCGCTCAATAAGTCGAGTACTTCGCGACGGCCGCGCGGGTCGAGCGCCGACACCGGTTCATCGAGCAATAACAACTCCGGGTCATGCACGAGCGCCTGGGCGATGCCGAGCCGTTGCCGCATGCCGCCGGACAAATGCGCGGCCGGTCGATCGACGGGCTCGAGTCCGACCCGTTTCAGCAGATGGATTGGGTCGATATTCGTGACGCCGGTCAACTCGGCCGCATAACGGATCGTCTCGACCGGTGTGAGCGATGGGTAGAGCGCCGGCCGCTGTGGCAGATAGCCGATGCGGATGGCATCATGCCCGACGATTTGTCCGGACGTCGGTGTCGTCACGCGGGCAATCATGTTGAGCAGCGTCGTCTTGCCGGCCCCGTTCTCACCGAGGAGTGACGTACAACCTGGTCGGAGCGAGAAGCTGACGTCGTCGAGTGCGGTGAACGTGCCGAACCGTTTCGTCAGTTTGGTGACGTTCATCGCTTCGTCCGTCCCCATAGGAAGTAGACGATCGGCCCGAGGATGTTGATGAACAGGATGACGAGAAGCCACACCCACTTCGGTCCGTTCGTTTCTTGCCGTTTGAGCAAATCGATCAAGGCGACGACGAGCAAGATGAGTTGCAATACGAGCAGCGGCAAGAGGATGAGCAATAAATTTGAGTCATTGGCAATGTCCAATTGTGTTCCTCCTTTATGAATGAGTTCACTGTTCCATTCCACACATAGGACCTATTTCCTGTATGGAACAGAAAAAAGCCCTTTCTCCGCAAAGAAAGGGTGACGATCATTTGACGATGATGACCGGGGCGAGGGCGCGTTTGGCCAGTTTATGGCTGACGCTGCCGAGGACGAACTCTTGGAACGTGTTCAGTCCGCGTGATCCGACGACGACGTACTCGTACGGTTGATGGTTCGCGTATTTGACGAGTTCGACGTCCGGTTCGCCGCGAAGTTCGATATATTCATATTCGAGCCCGGCCGCGACGACTTGGTCGAACAGGGGTTGCAACATCAATTTTCGCTTCGCTTCGAGATCGAGTTTTCCCGTCGAGTTGAGCGCGGCTTCTTTCGATTCTTTGGCGCTGACGACATGGACGATGTCGATGGATGCGTCTGATGCCTTGGCGAGCTGGATCGCTTTCTCAAGCGCCCGCTTCGAGTGGGCAGATCCGTCTGCCGCTAAAAATACCTTTCCCATTGAAACGTCCTCCTCTTTCACACAATCTACTTTTAGTATATGCGATTTTGTAGAGCGATGGATATAAAAAAAGGGAGTGAACGCGAATGTCCACTCCCTCAGCCAAATCAATGTCCGGCGTTGGCTTCTTGTTGTTTCAAGTGTAGCGCGAGCGTGTTGAGCAGTTTCTCTGAATCTTTGTTCAAGTTCAGCAGTTCCGGCTCAATCCCGACTTCGCGATATTTGAAGACGACTTTATCGATGGCGCCGATGGCCGAGTCGTCCCAAAGGTGCGTGTTCGAGAAGTCGATCGTGACGTGTTTGACACCGGCTTCAGCGTCTTCGGTCACATCGAACTGATTGACGAACTCAGACGTCGAGGCAAAGAAGAGCTGACCGTTCACGATGTAGCGGGCACGGTCAGCTTCCACGCTGCGGTCGAGTTCGACTTTCGAGATTTTCGCGGCGAACAGGATTGCTGCTGTCAAGATCCCGGCGAACACACCGAGCGACAAGTCGTGCGTGACGACCGTGACGAGCACGGTGACGAGCATGACGACCGTATCTGATTTTTGAGCGGTGCGCATCGCCTTGAGCGAGCCCCAGTCAAACGTCGCGTACGAGACGAAGAACATGACACCGACGAGGGCGCCGACCGGGATGAGCATCAAGATGTCGCTCATCGTCATAATCATGATAAATAACGCGAGTCCGGCGACGAACGTCGACAGACGGCCGCGGGCACCAGACGAAACGTTGATGACCGATTGGCCAATCATCGCACAACCCGGCATTCCGCCGAAGAATCCGGCGATGATGTTGGCAATCCCTTGACCACGCGACTCACGGTTCTTGTTCGAGTCCGTGCCCGTCATGTCATCGACGATTTGTGCCGTCAACAGTGACTCAATCAATCCGACGAATGCAAGGGAGATCGAGTAAGGAAGGATGATCATCAACGTTTCAAACGTCAACGGGACGTTCGGGAATAAGAATTCCGGTAGCGTTGCTGAGATCGTTCCCATGTCACCGATGTTTTTCGTATCGAGACCGAGCGTGATCGCGAGCACCGTCATGACGACGATGGCGACGAGCGGGGCCGGGATCATTTTCGTGACACGCGGGAATAAGAAGATGATCGCGAGTGACGCGGCAACGATGGCCCAGATAATCCAGCTCTCGCCTTCGAAGTTCGACAATTGCGCTTGGAAGATCAAAATCGCGAGCGCGTTGACGAAACCTACCATGACGGCGCGCGGGATGAACTTCATCAATCGGGCGATGCCGAAATAGCCGAGCGCGATTTGAATGATTCCCGTCAAAATACCGGCCGCGAGCAAGTACTCGAGTCCGTGGTCCGCGACGAGCGAGACGATGACGAGCGCCATCGCACCGGTCGCGGCCGAAATCATGGCCGGACGACCGCCGGCGATCGAAATGACCATGGCGATGATAAAGGACGCGTATAGCCCGACCATCGGGTTGACTCCGGCGATGAGTGAGAAAGCGATTGCCTCAGGGATGAGCGCGAGCGCGACGACGATCCCCGCAAGGACGTCTGCCCGGACATTGCCGAGCCAATCTTGTTTGATCGTATTCAATTTTTCCAAAAGAACACACCTCTCTATATATTTTTTGACTTTGATCTCCGAGTCTCACGAAGATCAAACGCCGCATTATATGAAAGAAGTCGTTCGACCGACACATGGTTTCACAACGTGTTTCATCATACCGAACTTTTTCTGAAATGACAATTGCCTCGAATGAAAAACTATGGTAATTTCATAACGTAAAGGTTATATAACGGATTTGTTATACAGAGAAGGAGAATGACGATGCATACGGTAGATGACTTAAGTAAAGTGCTCAAAGTGCTCGCCGACCCGACGCGCTTGACGATGCTCAAGCAAATGCAGGCAGGGGAGCAGTGCGCCTGCAGTTTTGTCGACTGTTTCGACATCTCGCAACCGGCCATCAGCCGTCATTTGAAGATGATGCGCCAAGCGGGACTGTTGTTGGAACGCCGCGACAAGCAGTGGATTCACTATCGGTTGAATGAGACGAGCCCGTTCTATGCGATCGTCGTCGAGTTGCTCGACAACATCGAGACGGTCGATGCGAGTTGTGACTGTGAAACGGACTGTGCGATATAAGGAGGAGTCAACGATGAAACTTGAAGTGTTCGAACCAGCCATGTGCTGCCCGACCGGACTGTGTGGTCCGTCAATCGATCCCGAACTGACGCGGATCGCCACCATCCATTACGTATTGAAACAACGCGGCTTTGATGTGGCCCGTTATAACCTCGCCTCCGAGCCGAATCGGTTCGTCGAGAACGCCCACGTCCAAGCTGAAATCGCGAACGGCCTCGAGACGCTTCCGCTCACCGTCGTCGACGGTGAAATCGTCAAACGGGGCGCTTATATGACGAACGAGGAAATCGCCCGATTGACAGAACTCCCGGTCGAGGCGTTCGCCATGCAAGACGGCGAGAAACCGAAAGTGCGCATCACGCTCAAAAAATAAGGAGGCGCGTCAGAATGAATCGCTTTGACTTCACGACAATCGAGCCGACCCGTTACGTATTTTTGACCGGGAAAGGCGGTGTCGGCAAAACATCGACGGCGTCGAGCCTCGCCTTGACGCTCGCTGACCGAGGAAAACGTGTCTTGCTCGTCTCGACCGACCCGGCGAGCAACCTTCAAGACGTGTTTGAGATGGGGCTTGACGAGACACCGCGCCTCGTCCCGGAGACAGGGCTCGCCATCGCGAACTTCGACCCGGAAGAGGCAGCGCAACAATACATGGAACGTATGGTCGGCCCTTATCGCGGCGTGTTGCCGGACGTGGCCATCCAGTCGATGGAAGAGC
This genomic interval carries:
- a CDS encoding exo-beta-N-acetylmuramidase NamZ family protein, whose product is MKKWIGGLAALTLVTSSVMLLDADAKSVPKKPKVELGVDRLMDNPEILAGKRVGLITNPTGIDANMTSIVDLFHKSDDFELTALYGPEHGVRGDAQAGSTISSYIDEVTGLPVYSLYGATKKPTAEMLKDVDVLVFDIQDVGTRFYTYIYTMAYAMEAAAENDIPFVVLDRPNPQGGLRVEGPVLDLAYSSFIGLYSIPLKHGMTVGELARLFNSEYQIQADLEVVKMKGWKRSMLYEDTGLPFVMPSPNMPTTDTVNVYPATGLFEGTNLSEGRGTTKPFQLIGAPYVKAHDYAKTLNGLELPGVTFRAASFTPTFSKNAGKLSHGVEVYVTEPTKFEAAKTGIAMVKTAHDLYPEEFEFLANDFITKLTGNAYVKDMILAGESLEAIMAKVDAERDAFLPIRKEYLLYK
- a CDS encoding ABC transporter permease, with translation MRLAIFKQEWKESWRNKRLIWVPIALMLLAAMQPLTLYFLPDILASGGNLPDGAVIEIPTPSPEEVLMSASEQLRQIGLLVVLLSAMHTFSHERSLGTLAWLKSLKIPATRIVLSKWGHYSLLAAVAVALAQLSAAYYTIVLFDSFDITDFLVATGLLMLHFVVQLSIFFLFAALLESGLVALVITLGLHFVMSLLLGWLEWDWMPWRLGSLSAEVLLGETSIVWAIVSGLLLIGLTLFVASKRLLFISRSS
- a CDS encoding ABC transporter ATP-binding protein, with translation MNVTKLTKRFGTFTALDDVSFSLRPGCTSLLGENGAGKTTLLNMIARVTTPTSGQIVGHDAIRIGYLPQRPALYPSLTPVETIRYAAELTGVTNIDPIHLLKRVGLEPVDRPAAHLSGGMRQRLGIAQALVHDPELLLLDEPVSALDPRGRREVLDLLSDLKRERMILYSTHVLPDAEEASDWVLLLRQGRLLMEGTVTDLLGSKSSIQVRLFNDVVTEGEWRTLPGVSHVTRSGTTWELETDTKDVTERALLQLLLERGLRLQSLHVGHPSLESLFLEVNA
- a CDS encoding PLD nuclease N-terminal domain-containing protein; the protein is MDIANDSNLLLILLPLLVLQLILLVVALIDLLKRQETNGPKWVWLLVILFINILGPIVYFLWGRTKR
- a CDS encoding universal stress protein produces the protein MGKVFLAADGSAHSKRALEKAIQLAKASDASIDIVHVVSAKESKEAALNSTGKLDLEAKRKLMLQPLFDQVVAAGLEYEYIELRGEPDVELVKYANHQPYEYVVVGSRGLNTFQEFVLGSVSHKLAKRALAPVIIVK
- a CDS encoding SulP family inorganic anion transporter; protein product: MEKLNTIKQDWLGNVRADVLAGIVVALALIPEAIAFSLIAGVNPMVGLYASFIIAMVISIAGGRPAMISAATGAMALVIVSLVADHGLEYLLAAGILTGIIQIALGYFGIARLMKFIPRAVMVGFVNALAILIFQAQLSNFEGESWIIWAIVAASLAIIFLFPRVTKMIPAPLVAIVVMTVLAITLGLDTKNIGDMGTISATLPEFLFPNVPLTFETLMIILPYSISLAFVGLIESLLTAQIVDDMTGTDSNKNRESRGQGIANIIAGFFGGMPGCAMIGQSVINVSSGARGRLSTFVAGLALFIMIMTMSDILMLIPVGALVGVMFFVSYATFDWGSLKAMRTAQKSDTVVMLVTVLVTVVTHDLSLGVFAGILTAAILFAAKISKVELDRSVEADRARYIVNGQLFFASTSEFVNQFDVTEDAEAGVKHVTIDFSNTHLWDDSAIGAIDKVVFKYREVGIEPELLNLNKDSEKLLNTLALHLKQQEANAGH
- a CDS encoding ArsR/SmtB family transcription factor, with the protein product MHTVDDLSKVLKVLADPTRLTMLKQMQAGEQCACSFVDCFDISQPAISRHLKMMRQAGLLLERRDKQWIHYRLNETSPFYAIVVELLDNIETVDASCDCETDCAI
- the arsD gene encoding arsenite efflux transporter metallochaperone ArsD; the encoded protein is MKLEVFEPAMCCPTGLCGPSIDPELTRIATIHYVLKQRGFDVARYNLASEPNRFVENAHVQAEIANGLETLPLTVVDGEIVKRGAYMTNEEIARLTELPVEAFAMQDGEKPKVRITLKK